Proteins found in one Pontibacter sp. SGAir0037 genomic segment:
- the radC gene encoding DNA repair protein RadC — MEQPGTLSYSQSLNIKTWAEEDRPREKLLLKGKAALSDAELIAILIGSGTPKLTAVDVSKLILAAVGNDLNELAKLTVNDLKKHKGIGEAKAIAIVSALELGRRRKETATAAKTRITCSTDIYNYIKPQLLDLPHEEFWVILLNRANIVMKKESISIGGVAGTVADPKIIFKKALEQLASSIILVHNHPSGNIKPSGADIALTKKMKEAGQFLDLPILDHIIFTDDDYYSFADEGIL, encoded by the coding sequence ATGGAACAACCTGGAACTTTGTCTTATTCACAATCGCTTAACATTAAAACCTGGGCAGAAGAAGATCGTCCGCGCGAGAAATTACTGCTGAAAGGCAAGGCTGCCCTAAGCGATGCCGAATTGATAGCCATTCTGATTGGGTCAGGTACTCCCAAACTTACCGCCGTAGATGTTTCCAAACTGATACTGGCTGCCGTAGGCAACGATTTGAACGAACTGGCAAAGCTAACGGTAAACGACCTGAAGAAGCACAAGGGAATAGGCGAGGCTAAGGCAATTGCGATTGTTAGCGCACTGGAATTAGGGCGCAGAAGAAAAGAAACAGCCACGGCGGCTAAAACCCGCATTACCTGCTCTACCGATATCTACAATTATATCAAACCCCAACTGCTGGATCTGCCGCACGAAGAGTTCTGGGTAATTTTGCTGAACCGTGCAAACATTGTCATGAAAAAGGAAAGTATTAGCATTGGTGGTGTAGCAGGTACTGTAGCCGATCCTAAAATTATCTTCAAAAAGGCGCTGGAGCAGCTGGCCAGTTCTATTATCTTGGTGCACAACCATCCTAGCGGCAATATTAAACCCAGTGGCGCCGATATTGCTCTCACTAAGAAAATGAAAGAAGCTGGCCAATTCCTGGACCTCCCTATTCTCGACCACATCATTTTCACCGACGACGACTACTATAGTTTTGCCGACGAAGGAATTCTTTGA
- a CDS encoding metallophosphoesterase, giving the protein MQRIFSAGIILLILFLVDLYVFQAVRTVTQNIAPLTQRFFYIAYWAIFAITAATFLLFTATRGTPPTAFQTYLSSTLFILFACKLVVVLFLFIDDLVRIGKVVVNSTSQEAAFDPSRSKFLSQLGLVMAAIPFTASIYGMVKGAYDYRVKRITLRFPNLPQAFDGYKMLQISDLHTGSFNSTSPLKEAVELINKQQADLVFFTGDLVNNMAVELQEHQHTLKGIRAKTGVFSVLGNHDYGDYVQWESREAKRQNLQTLINAHRQMGWDILLNENRRIEKDGEHISVLGVENWGNRAGFPKYGDLAKAYNGAENSPFKVLLSHDPSHWDGEINQRFQDIDLTLSGHTHGMQFGINVPGLKWSPVQYVYKQWAGLYQKGKQYLYVNTGLGFLGYPGRVGFLPEITVFELKRV; this is encoded by the coding sequence ATGCAACGGATATTTTCAGCTGGAATCATCTTATTGATTCTGTTCCTGGTGGATCTGTATGTTTTTCAGGCAGTAAGAACTGTCACTCAAAACATAGCTCCGCTTACGCAACGCTTTTTCTATATTGCCTACTGGGCAATTTTTGCCATAACGGCAGCTACTTTTCTGCTATTTACTGCCACACGTGGCACTCCTCCTACTGCTTTCCAGACTTATCTGTCGAGCACACTCTTTATCCTGTTTGCCTGCAAACTGGTAGTAGTGTTGTTCCTGTTTATAGACGACTTGGTTAGAATAGGCAAAGTTGTGGTAAACAGCACTAGCCAAGAGGCCGCTTTTGATCCGTCACGCAGTAAATTTCTCAGTCAGCTAGGACTAGTAATGGCGGCCATTCCGTTTACAGCTTCAATTTACGGCATGGTAAAAGGTGCGTACGATTACCGCGTAAAGCGTATTACCCTGCGCTTTCCTAACCTGCCACAGGCGTTCGACGGCTATAAAATGCTGCAGATCTCAGACCTGCATACGGGCAGCTTTAATTCTACTTCGCCGCTTAAAGAAGCCGTGGAGCTTATTAATAAGCAGCAGGCCGACCTGGTTTTCTTTACAGGAGACCTGGTAAATAATATGGCTGTAGAACTACAGGAGCATCAGCATACATTAAAGGGCATCAGAGCTAAAACAGGCGTTTTCTCGGTTTTAGGCAACCACGACTACGGCGACTATGTGCAATGGGAGTCGAGGGAGGCTAAGCGCCAGAACCTGCAAACGCTTATAAACGCGCACCGGCAAATGGGTTGGGATATTTTACTAAATGAGAACCGCCGTATTGAAAAAGATGGCGAACATATTTCTGTACTCGGTGTTGAAAACTGGGGAAACAGAGCAGGTTTTCCGAAGTATGGCGACCTGGCAAAAGCCTATAACGGCGCCGAAAACAGCCCCTTTAAAGTACTACTGTCGCACGACCCATCGCACTGGGATGGTGAAATTAACCAGCGTTTCCAGGACATCGACCTTACCTTATCCGGGCATACCCACGGCATGCAGTTTGGCATAAATGTGCCTGGCCTGAAATGGAGCCCAGTGCAGTATGTGTATAAGCAATGGGCGGGGTTATACCAGAAAGGCAAGCAATACCTTTACGTGAATACAGGCCTCGGCTTTCTTGGCTATCCGGGGAGAGTCGGTTTTTTGCCTGAGATAACAGTTTTCGAATTGAAAAGAGTTTAA
- a CDS encoding carboxypeptidase-like regulatory domain-containing protein: protein MLRHLLLLFTFCLLLVTCLPAQAQRQIRVRGTILQPDKTTPIPGAGIIKVGNSTGVASDQNGNFLIDIQTEDTLLIRAVGYKPVLYLPQKLLVSEVRVNIVMQEDSVMLGEVLVTTRPSEEMIQRALRNMKRAEPNYTTKPGYDPAFNQPPPTVTAPAPAALTPFSIPVSMIFDMLSKEGKQNRQLQELLEQQELEKRINEKKKEREDYNRFFKDNKGYE, encoded by the coding sequence ATGCTTCGACACCTATTACTTTTATTTACTTTTTGCCTATTACTGGTTACCTGCCTGCCTGCGCAAGCACAAAGGCAAATACGGGTAAGAGGTACTATATTACAACCCGACAAAACAACTCCTATTCCTGGTGCCGGAATTATAAAAGTTGGCAATAGTACAGGGGTAGCTTCCGACCAGAACGGCAATTTCCTGATTGATATTCAGACTGAAGATACACTCCTGATACGTGCCGTAGGTTACAAACCTGTGCTTTATCTGCCTCAGAAGCTACTGGTGTCGGAAGTAAGGGTAAATATTGTTATGCAGGAAGACAGCGTTATGCTGGGTGAAGTTTTGGTTACAACCCGGCCTTCGGAAGAAATGATACAACGTGCTTTACGGAACATGAAGCGTGCGGAACCAAACTATACGACCAAGCCGGGCTATGATCCCGCATTTAACCAACCTCCGCCAACTGTAACCGCTCCGGCGCCCGCTGCCCTTACTCCTTTTTCTATACCGGTATCAATGATCTTTGACATGCTTTCGAAAGAGGGCAAGCAAAATAGGCAGTTACAGGAACTACTCGAGCAACAGGAACTGGAAAAGAGGATTAACGAAAAGAAAAAAGAAAGGGAAGATTATAACCGTTTTTTTAAAGATAACAAAGGCTACGAGTAG
- a CDS encoding carboxypeptidase-like regulatory domain-containing protein: MLRTLSLFILLLMLLFSSYTSFAQRTVRIRGTVLQPDKETPIEGAGILQLGSKTAVASDAGGNFIIDIGLNDTLLIRAVGYKPMLYLPQILLVSEVRANIIMQEDSVMLGEVKVTTRPSEEMIQRAVRNMKQEKPNYTARPGHNPDIKPITPAPPPPPNVVLNPLSAFSKEGRQIRELHKIKKKLEEEKQKKEENARLLEQEEARKKAKELYNSFFKDSTTSQ; encoded by the coding sequence ATGCTCCGCACCCTATCTCTTTTCATCCTGTTACTGATGCTGCTTTTCAGTTCCTATACCTCTTTCGCCCAAAGAACCGTTCGTATTCGCGGAACTGTGCTCCAACCTGATAAAGAAACGCCCATAGAAGGAGCCGGAATTCTGCAGTTAGGCAGTAAAACAGCCGTAGCTTCTGATGCTGGCGGGAACTTTATTATCGATATCGGCTTAAACGACACACTTCTTATCCGAGCTGTGGGCTATAAGCCGATGCTTTACCTGCCCCAGATACTGCTGGTATCGGAAGTAAGGGCCAATATTATCATGCAGGAAGATAGCGTTATGTTGGGCGAGGTAAAAGTTACCACAAGACCTTCGGAAGAAATGATACAGCGTGCTGTCCGTAACATGAAGCAGGAGAAACCAAACTACACTGCCAGGCCCGGGCATAACCCTGACATCAAACCTATAACTCCCGCTCCGCCTCCTCCGCCTAATGTTGTCCTTAACCCGCTTTCGGCATTTTCTAAAGAAGGAAGGCAAATAAGGGAGCTACATAAGATCAAGAAAAAGCTGGAGGAAGAAAAACAAAAGAAAGAAGAAAATGCCAGGCTACTGGAACAGGAAGAGGCACGCAAAAAAGCGAAAGAACTTTACAATAGCTTTTTTAAAGACTCAACCACTTCCCAATAA
- a CDS encoding ABC transporter ATP-binding protein: protein MSFLEVNNIAVQEEGNLVLKGIHFTQHEFQKIVIAGETGSGKSTLLQTIAGLVQPSAGDVYFEGERVEGPHEKLIPGHPGIAYLSQQFELPQFLRVEQVLKYANTLTKERSDTLYEVCRIEHLLKRKTNQLSGGERQRIAMARLLISAPRLLLLDEPFSNLDAAHKSILKSVIQEIGDQLEITCLLISHDPLDTISWAEKILVLRAGEMVQQGSPEQIYRQPVNEYTAALFGNYNLIDSEQAGALTAVPGIKRNNGKRLLIRPESLKVVKEGEQVLVGKVQKVTFFGSYYELEVLLSGVSVTLKTVQQHIVKGDTIYISLAADDAWYI from the coding sequence ATGAGTTTTTTAGAAGTTAATAACATAGCTGTTCAGGAAGAAGGGAATTTAGTGCTCAAAGGCATACATTTTACACAGCATGAATTTCAGAAAATAGTAATAGCCGGAGAAACAGGCTCTGGTAAAAGCACGCTGTTGCAAACAATAGCAGGTTTGGTACAGCCAAGTGCCGGAGACGTATACTTCGAAGGAGAAAGAGTAGAAGGGCCACATGAGAAGCTTATTCCGGGCCATCCGGGTATCGCCTATCTTTCGCAGCAGTTTGAGCTACCGCAGTTTCTGCGGGTAGAGCAAGTGTTAAAATATGCCAACACGCTTACAAAAGAAAGGTCCGATACTTTATACGAGGTGTGCAGGATAGAGCATTTGCTAAAGCGGAAGACAAACCAACTTTCAGGTGGAGAGAGACAGCGTATCGCTATGGCCAGGTTGCTTATTTCTGCTCCCAGGCTACTGCTGCTCGACGAACCTTTTTCGAACCTCGATGCAGCCCATAAAAGCATTTTAAAATCTGTTATTCAGGAAATTGGAGACCAGCTGGAGATCACTTGCCTGTTAATATCGCACGACCCGCTGGATACTATCTCCTGGGCAGAAAAGATACTAGTGCTTCGGGCAGGGGAAATGGTGCAGCAGGGCTCTCCAGAGCAAATCTATAGGCAGCCTGTTAACGAATACACGGCGGCTTTGTTCGGCAACTATAACCTTATTGACTCTGAACAAGCTGGTGCATTAACCGCAGTGCCTGGTATAAAGCGCAACAATGGCAAGAGGTTGCTGATCCGGCCGGAGAGTTTAAAGGTTGTAAAAGAGGGGGAGCAGGTATTAGTTGGTAAAGTACAAAAGGTAACTTTCTTTGGGAGCTACTATGAGTTAGAGGTGCTGCTGTCAGGCGTGTCGGTAACGTTAAAAACCGTACAGCAGCACATTGTAAAAGGTGATACGATTTATATCTCTCTTGCAGCAGATGATGCGTGGTATATTTAA